GATGGAACGGGCCAATTTTGCTGCAGTGGTGGTAAAAAAGAAAATTGATCGTGGTTTGCTGATGTGGAAACGTATTGTGAAACACAAACCGCAGAACGACCGGTACCGCTTTCACAATTTCTCCTATGAACTGTACAATAAACTGGAAGTAGACCTCAAGAACATCAAAAGGGAAAAATGGGAGAACCTGCCCTTTATCAAGAAGTTCAATTTTGTGCTGAATAACATCGATACCACCGAAGAAGGGATTCCCTATTTACCAGTATATATCACTGAAGCCATCTCTGATTACTATTTTCAAAAAACACCCCTGCGCCGTCGTGAAGTGTTCAGAGGCACCAAAACCATGGGGGTGAACAATGAGAGCGTTTCAAAATTACTGGGCGGTATTGACCAAAACGTAAACTTTTACGCCAACTTCATCCCGGTCTTCGATAAACAATTTGTAAGCCCTATCAGTGATAATGGCGATGCGTTTTATAACTACAAAGTACTGGATTCGCAATTTGTGAACGGCCGCCGCCTTATTCACTTCTTTTTTGTACCCAAACACAAAGGACAAAACACCTTTGAAGGTGATTGCTGGGTGCATGATACCACCTTTGCCGTTCAGAAAATGAACCTTCGCCTGGGTAAAGATGCTAACCTGAACTATGTAAACCGGCTGAGCCTGATCCAGGAATTCAGTTTGCTCAACGACAGTACCTGGTTCCTTACCAGGGATAAATTTGTGGTTGACCTGTCCCTGCTTTCCGGCGAAAAAATGTTATCAGCCATTGGCAGAAAAACCACCACTTATAAAAACATTGTTGTTAATGATACATCGGTGACTCATGAGCTGGCCAAAAACAAGCTTATTGAAGAAACCATTTTTCCGCCGCAGGCCAATAATGCGCCCGATTCGTTCTGGGTGCAAAACCGGCACGAAGAACTAAGCGCTACTGAAAAGAAATTATACCAAACCATCGATACGCTGTTAAAATTACCGGCCTTTCAACGGGCAGTAAAAACAGTAAACTTCCTGGCAACAGGCTACCTCGATATCGGCAAATTTGAAATTGGTCCGTGGTACAACTGGCTCTACGCAAACACACTGGAAGGTACGCGCTTCCGTTTTGACCTGGGTACCAATGAAAAAATGTTCAAGAAGTTGTATTTACACGGGTACCTGGCCTATGGTACAAAAGATGAGCATTTCAAATACGAAGGGGATTTCCTGTACCTGTTCAAGAAAAACCCACGTACCTATATAGCAGGCAAATACTCAAAAGACATCGATTACGGGCAGAACTATTTAGATGAGGTAAGCCAGGATAACATTTTTGCATTGACCATCAGAAAGCCTGGAGTGCCTATCAAGTTCATGAAGACTGAATTAATGCAGATGGACCTGTTCAAGGAATGGCATTCCGGTTTATCGGTTACGCTTACCGGTTCACGCAGGTTATACAATCCTTTGCTGAACCTGCCTGCAAAAGAGATCTTCAATGATGGCAGCGGCCCCACTGAGCCCTTAAATACGTTTGAAACTTCGGTACAGTTTCGCTGGGCATACCTGGAAAAATTCCTTGATGGCGACTTTTACCGGTACAGCCTGGGCAGTCCCTACCCTATTTTATCATTTAAATATACGCGTGGGATAAAGGGCGTTTGGGGCAGCCATTATGATTACAATAAAATAAGCGGTAGTGTTTCTGACTATCTGAAGATATCGCCCTATGGCAATTTGTATTATAATGTATTTGCGGGTAAAACTTTTGGCACCCTGCCCTTTATGTTGCTGGATGTGGCGCCGGGTAATGAAATTTACTATTATAACAAGTATGCCTTTAGTTTAATGAACCGCTGGCAATACCTGCACGATAAATATGCCGGGTTTAATTTTGAACATAATATCGGCTCAGGGATCTTCCGATTTACTGAGTTAACGCGCCGGTTAAAATTCCGTCAGTTTTACACGGTGAAAGGATTGTGGGGCAGCCTGAGTGAAGCAAACAAGCAATTGAACATGCCTGCCGGTTCTACTTATTTATTTCAATCACTGGATGGGAAAACGTACATGGAAATTGGTACCGGGGTAGATAATATCTTTAAAGTATTGCGGTTTGATTTTGTATGGCGGGTATTACCGCAACCGCTACCCGAATCGGCCGTTCAACGGTTTGGAGTATTTGGAAGTTTCAGGCTGCAATTCTAATGGTGCGAAAAATACAGCTAATAATATTGATCCCGGCTTAGGTCGGGATTTTTTATTTAGAAGTAATTGAAGTGTGTTCTTCGCCTTCGCTCAGAACACATAAGAAGCCCCTTCGACTACGCTCAGGGTTTTTAAATAAACAGGTGCCGTAGAAACGGCTCCTGGTAAAGTGTAATTTGCGATACTTCACAAAGAAAAAGAACTACGATAATTTGCTAATGCCCGATTGAAATTCAGGGGTAATTTCAATTTGCCGGTCAGTAACGGACTATCACTTATTAAAA
The Niastella koreensis GR20-10 genome window above contains:
- a CDS encoding DUF5686 family protein, encoding MSIRSFKILLLILLTQSAMAQTRILKGIVKDAHSDERIPFASMQFQNQKTGRLSDSAGSFTFHFNEWPSDTLIISYVGYQDFKLPFDSFLLSRAKNNVLDITILMERANFAAVVVKKKIDRGLLMWKRIVKHKPQNDRYRFHNFSYELYNKLEVDLKNIKREKWENLPFIKKFNFVLNNIDTTEEGIPYLPVYITEAISDYYFQKTPLRRREVFRGTKTMGVNNESVSKLLGGIDQNVNFYANFIPVFDKQFVSPISDNGDAFYNYKVLDSQFVNGRRLIHFFFVPKHKGQNTFEGDCWVHDTTFAVQKMNLRLGKDANLNYVNRLSLIQEFSLLNDSTWFLTRDKFVVDLSLLSGEKMLSAIGRKTTTYKNIVVNDTSVTHELAKNKLIEETIFPPQANNAPDSFWVQNRHEELSATEKKLYQTIDTLLKLPAFQRAVKTVNFLATGYLDIGKFEIGPWYNWLYANTLEGTRFRFDLGTNEKMFKKLYLHGYLAYGTKDEHFKYEGDFLYLFKKNPRTYIAGKYSKDIDYGQNYLDEVSQDNIFALTIRKPGVPIKFMKTELMQMDLFKEWHSGLSVTLTGSRRLYNPLLNLPAKEIFNDGSGPTEPLNTFETSVQFRWAYLEKFLDGDFYRYSLGSPYPILSFKYTRGIKGVWGSHYDYNKISGSVSDYLKISPYGNLYYNVFAGKTFGTLPFMLLDVAPGNEIYYYNKYAFSLMNRWQYLHDKYAGFNFEHNIGSGIFRFTELTRRLKFRQFYTVKGLWGSLSEANKQLNMPAGSTYLFQSLDGKTYMEIGTGVDNIFKVLRFDFVWRVLPQPLPESAVQRFGVFGSFRLQF